The following are from one region of the Juglans regia cultivar Chandler chromosome 10, Walnut 2.0, whole genome shotgun sequence genome:
- the LOC118349570 gene encoding exopolygalacturonase-like, whose translation MFSNQYYNNNIMGLKINMGSTIALLLLLAYAANAQPGVFDIRKYGGKSNGDITQAVIKAWQGACQTAGRSKVVIPKGIYRMGAVTFSGPCKGRIEFQIQGTVQAPGGRGYFKSGSWVTFLRIDGFTLSGGGTFDGKGKSVWGTKSCSGIKYCGDLPISLRFDFISNGLIQGITSLDSKQFHINLLGCKNVTFQRVNIIAPGNSPNTDGIHLGRSSGIRILDTKIATGDDCVSIGDGSRDILVQRVTCGPGHGISIGSLGKYTNEEPVVGVKVLDCTMTNTQNGVRIKTWPNSFAGTASDLHFENLVMNNVDYPVLIDQSYCPWRQCKAQVPSKIKISDVSFKNIKGTANTKGAVKLICSKAVPCKNVKVTDIDIRYQGKDGPATFQCTNVNPTLGGKHNPPPCTVK comes from the exons ATGTTTTCAAaccaatattataataataatatcatggGTTTGAAAATCAATATGGGAAGTACTATAGCATTGCTGTTGTTGTTAGCATATGCTGCCAATGCCCAACCTGGTGTCTTTGATATCAGAAAGTACGGTGGCAAGTCGAATGGAGATATCACccag gcTGTGATAAAAGCTTGGCAAGGAGCCTGCCAAACAGCGGGAAGGAGCAAAGTAGTGATTCCAAAAGGGATATACAGAATGGGGGCTGTAACATTTAGTGGACCGTGTAAGGGTAGGATCGAGTTTCAGATTCAAGGAACCGTACAAGCCCCAGGCGGTCGCGGTTACTTCAAGTCGGGAAGTTGGGTCACTTTTTTACGCATTGACGGCTTCACTTTGTCTGGCGGTGGAACTTTTGATGGTAAAGGCAAAAGCGTATGGGGAACGAAATCGTGTTCCGGTATTAAATACTGCGGTGACCTTCCCATC AGTCTCAGGTTTGATTTCATCAGCAACGGACTGATTCAGGGCATAACATCTTTGGATAGCAAACAATTCCACATTAATTTGTTGGGTTGCAAAAATGTTACCTTCCAACGCGTAAATATCATAGCACCTGGAAATAGTCCCAACACTGATGGAATTCATCTTGGGCGATCATCTGGAATCAGAATACTCGATACAAAGATTGCAACTGGTGATGATTGTGTTTCCATTGGTGATGGCAGTCGGGATATACTTGTCCAAAGAGTAACTTGTGGACCTGGCCATGGAATCAGCATCGGAAGTCTTGGCAAGTACACGAATGAAGAACCTGTGGTTGGAGTCAAAGTTCTTGATTGCACAATGACAAACACACAGAATGGCGTGAGAATCAAGACATGGCCTAATTCCTTTGCTGGCACCGCCTCTGATCTGCATTTCGAGAATCTCGTCATGAACAATGTCGACTATCCTGTCCTCATAGATCAATCATACTGCCCATGGCGTCAGTGCAAAGCACAA GTCCCCTCCAAGATCAAGATCAGCGATGTCAGCTTCAAGAACATAAAAGGTACAGCTAATACAAAGGGGGCAGTGAAGCTTATTTGCAGTAAGGCAGTACCGTGTAAGAATGTGAAGGTCACTGACATAGACATCCGATACCAAGGAAAAGACGGTCCTGCTACTTTCCAATGCACTAATGTCAATCCAACCCTCGGTGGGAAACATAATCCTCCTCCTTGTACGGTTAAATAA
- the LOC109008347 gene encoding exopolygalacturonase-like, with amino-acid sequence MFSNQYYNNNIMGLKINMGSTIALLLLLAYAANAQPGVFDIRKYGGKSNGDITQAVIKAWQGACQTAGRSKVVIPKGIYRMGAVTFSGPCKGRIEFQIQGTVQAPGGRGYFKSGSWVTFLRIDGFTLSGGGTFDGKGKSVWGTKSCSGIKYCGDLPISLRFDFISNGLIQGITSLDSKQFHINLLGCKNVTFQRVNIIAPGNSPNTDGIHLGRSSGIRILDTKIATGDDCVSIGDGSRDILVQRVTCGPGHGISIGSLGKYTNEEPVVGVKVLDCTMTNTQNGVRIKTWPNSFAGTASDLHFENLVMNNVDYPVLIDQSYCPWRQCKAQIPSKIKISDVSFKNIKGTANTKGAVKLICSKAVPCKNVKVTDIDIRYQGKDGPATFQCTNVNPTLGGKHNPPPCTVK; translated from the exons ATGTTTTCAAaccaatattataataataatatcatggGTTTGAAAATCAATATGGGAAGTACTATAGCATTGCTGTTGTTGTTAGCATATGCTGCCAATGCCCAACCTGGTGTCTTTGATATCAGAAAGTACGGTGGCAAGTCGAATGGAGATATCACccag gcTGTGATAAAAGCTTGGCAAGGAGCCTGCCAAACAGCGGGAAGGAGCAAAGTAGTGATTCCAAAAGGGATATACAGAATGGGGGCTGTAACATTTAGTGGACCGTGTAAGGGTAGGATCGAGTTTCAGATTCAAGGAACCGTACAAGCCCCAGGCGGTCGCGGTTACTTCAAGTCGGGAAGTTGGGTCACTTTTTTACGCATTGACGGCTTCACTTTGTCTGGCGGTGGAACTTTTGATGGTAAAGGCAAAAGCGTATGGGGAACGAAATCGTGTTCCGGTATTAAATACTGCGGTGACCTTCCCATC AGTCTCAGGTTTGATTTCATCAGCAACGGACTGATTCAGGGCATAACATCTTTGGATAGCAAACAATTCCACATTAATTTGTTGGGTTGCAAAAATGTTACCTTCCAACGCGTAAATATCATAGCACCTGGAAATAGTCCCAACACTGATGGAATTCATCTTGGGCGATCATCTGGAATCAGAATACTCGATACAAAGATTGCAACTGGTGATGATTGTGTTTCCATTGGTGATGGCAGTCGGGATATACTTGTCCAAAGAGTAACTTGTGGACCTGGCCATGGAATCAGCATCGGAAGTCTTGGCAAGTACACGAATGAAGAACCTGTGGTTGGAGTCAAAGTTCTTGATTGCACAATGACAAACACACAGAATGGCGTGAGAATCAAGACATGGCCTAATTCCTTTGCTGGCACCGCCTCTGATCTGCATTTCGAGAATCTCGTCATGAACAATGTCGACTATCCTGTCCTCATAGATCAATCATACTGCCCATGGCGTCAGTGCAAAGCACAA ATCCCCTCCAAGATCAAGATCAGCGATGTCAGCTTCAAGAACATAAAAGGTACAGCTAATACAAAGGGGGCAGTGAAGCTTATTTGCAGTAAGGCAGTACCGTGTAAGAATGTGAAGGTCACTGACATAGACATCCGATACCAAGGAAAAGACGGTCCTGCTACTTTCCAATGCACTAATGTCAATCCAACCCTCGGTGGGAAACATAATCCTCCTCCTTGTACGGTTAAATAA
- the LOC118349723 gene encoding polygalacturonase-like: protein MSLKLNIATLPILFLLASVANAKPAVFNIVKKYGGKVNEDITLPLSNAWKDACAMPGQSKVVVPAGTYRLGPVQLNGPCKGPIELKVRGTLEAPGDLSFFKWGSWVSFERVDQLTLSGNGTFDGQGKSVWGKYNGALPINIRFDFITNSMIRGITSLDSKQFHLHVFACKNVTLFHLNIRAPGDSPNTDGIHMGRSTGINIIDSKIGTGDDCISLGDGNRDILIQKVACGPGHGISIGSLGKYENEEPIVGVKVLDCNLRNTMNGVRIKTWPASFPGIASDMHFENIYMRNVSNPVIIDQVYCPWNQCKAQIPSKIKISEVSFKNIRGTSQTKEAVKLLCSNEVPCENVEISDIDLAYQGSDGPATSQCTNANPTISGKQNPPACSLK, encoded by the exons atgAGTTTGAAATTGAATATTGCAACCCTACCGATTCTGTTTCTCCTAGCATCGGTTGCCAATGCCAAACCGGCCGTCTTTAATATTGTGAAGAAGTATGGAGGAAAGGTTAATGAGGATATCACCCTG CCTTTGTCAAATGCTTGGAAGGATGCATGCGCAATGCCGGGTCAGAGTAAAGTCGTGGTACCAGCTGGGACATACAGGTTGGGTCCAGTGCAGTTAAATGGCCCGTGCAAAGGTCCTATTGAGCTTAAAGTTCGAGGCACCTTAGAGGCTCCAGGAGACCTTAGTTTTTTCAAATGGGGAAGTTGGGTCAGTTTTGAACGTGTCGACCAGTTAACTTTGTCAGGCAATGGAACTTTTGATGGCCAAGGAAAATCTGTTTGGGGTAAATACAATGGTGCCCTCCCAATT AATATAAGGTTCGACTTTATCACCAATTCAATGATTCGGGGCATAACATCGTTGGATAGCAAACAGTTCCATTTGCATGTTTTTGCTTGCAAAAACGTTACCCTATTCCACTTAAATATCAGAGCACCAGGAGATAGCCCCAACACAGATGGAATCCACATGGGGCGATCAACTGGAATCAATATAATTGATTCGAAGATCGGAACCGGTGATGATTGTATCTCTCTTGGTGATGGCAATCGAGATATACTTATCCAGAAAGTAGCCTGTGGACCTGGCCATGGAATCAGCATAGGAAGTCTTGGtaagtatgagaatgaagaaccTATAGTCGGGGTCAAAGTTCTTGATTGCAACCTAAGAAATACAATGAATGGCGTAAGAATCAAAACATGGCCTGCTTCCTTTCCTGGCATTGCCTCTGATATGCATTTTGAGAACATCTACATGAGAAATGTCAGCAATCCCGTCATCATAGATCAGGTGTACTGCCCATGGAATCAATGCAAAGCACAG ATTCCCTCGAAGATTAAGATCAGTGAGGTTAGCTTCAAAAATATACGAGGCACGTCTCAAACTAAGGAGGCCGTGAAACTTTTATGCAGTAATGAAGTACCATGTGAGAATGTGGAGATTAGTGACATAGACCTCGCATACCAAGGAAGCGATGGCCCTGCAACATCCCAATGTACTAATGCCAATCCCACCATTTCAGGCAAACAGAATCCTCCTGCCTGTAGTCTGAAATAA